CATAACGCGGGCGCTCGGGGTCAGAGAAGTCGAGCACGGCGAACGCGAAGCTCGCCGAGTTCTTGCCCAACGTTGCAGTGATCATCTTGCCCAGCTCCTGGTCCGGCGGCGGCAGATCCAAATTCCTGTTGCCCGTGAGGCGCAAGTCCACCCGTTCAAGCGGCAGGCGCGCCCCGGCCGGCAGCTCCGTGGCCTGGTACGGCTCCAGGCGGGCGATGCTACGGTTGTCGGCATCGTAGACCGGGTAGGCCGACGCCGATGGTATGCAAAGCAGGAGCGGAAGAGCGCACACCAAAAAGCGCAGACCGATGAACCGAAGTAAAGAAAGCCTCCGGCGGCCGGGGGGGATGATCCCCCCCGGACCCCCGCGATTTTTCTGTTCAACGCGCTCTTCAACGCGGACTTGCGTCAGGGCGCAGGTTCGTCGCGGCGTGCCCATGAGGCGCGCCAGGCATATCAGGTGCGTCATGGAGTACCCCTCATGTTCACGCGTGCGCTGTCCAGAGCCGTTAGCTCCTTGTCCATGGACAGCAGGAAAGCGTTACGCCGGGCCTTCTCGCTGGTCACGAACGGCCGGATCTGGAACAGGGCCAGCCGACCGTTCAAGAAGCCGAACTCCATGTCCGCCGGCAGGGCTTCGCCGTTTTGTCCGTGCAGGTCCCGGAAGCGCCTCGGTGCGCTTTCCGCCAACTCGCACAGGATTTGCTCCTCGGCCTGGGTCAGAACCATCCCGCCGGCGCAAGGCAGCTTGTCCAGGTCGCCCGTGGGCAAGGCCACACGCTTGAAGGGCTCGGCCGCGGGAGCCAGGAACACGGATTGGCCCGTGGCCGGCTCCAGGCACAACTCCTCGGCCAGCTGGCCGTCCACGGCGCCGCCCAGGCCCTCGTTGACAGCCACGGAAATGCGGCCCTGCCTACCGCCGTGGATGTCCGTGGTCACGAGCACGCCGGATTTGTCGACAGGCACGGTCTGCTGGATAAGCACGGACACGAACAGCCCCGAGGGGTCCTGCATGTGCGCCTGCCGCCAGCCGTAGGCCCGCTCGCTGAACGGCGAGGCCCATACTTTACGTATGGCCTCCAGAACCTTGTCGAAGCCCACTACGTTGGGCACGGTCTTGTTCAGCCCCGCGCCCGTGAAGCCGGGCAGGTCCTCCACGTTGGTGTCGCTGCGCACGAACACGCCGTAACTCCCGTCCGGCCCGAAGCGCTGCTCCATGGCCGCGCGCAGGCGCTCCGTGAACTCAGGCCCCAGTTCCAGGGACTCGAACCAGCTCCGGGCCTCGGCCAGCAGCTCGGCCTCGGCCTTTTGTCGGGCCTGACCGTCGCGCATGCCGCGCGCCAAGGCATAGCCCTGGCGCAGGAACTCGCGCATGCTCGGTCCACCCGGCCGCACGGGCCTTTCCAGTATTTGCGCGTAAACGCCAAAGGGGATGACCAGGCCTTCGGACACGGCCTCGGGGAAGGCCGCCTTGAGTTCGCCCAGGTTGCAGGCCTTGGGCCCGGCCACGCGACCAGCGTCATCGGCCACCAGGTGGCCCAAGGGAACCAGCTCGGTCACGCCGAGTTCCAGCTTGCCCGTGTCGGCGGGGATGAGGAAATCCTTGGGAGCCTGTTCCTGCGGCGCGAACAATGCATCCCAGCGGGGGCCGTCCCGCTCCAGGCGCACCCGTCCGCCGGGGCTCACGGCCAGCACGACCCGCTGGCCGTTCAGGGCCGCCAGGCTTGGCAACAGGGCTTGGTCCACGGCCGCGTTGGGAATGCCCAGGTTGCGCGCCAGGAGCTGCACGTGGGACAGGGAATTGCCCATGCCCAAAGTCAGAATGCCGGCCACGGGCGGCAGGTCCGAGGTAGTGGCCGCCAGGACGTGGATGCCCTCGGACTCCAGGGCCGACAAGGGTTTGCCCGCCGGATGCACGCGCAGCACGCCCCTGGCCAGGCCGGGATTGAGGCCGCGCAGTCCGCTGGACACGGCCTGCCCCGCCAGCCAGTGCGATAGTCCCAAAGTACGGTCGGCGTCGGACAGCAGGGCCTCGCACACCGCTGCGTGCAGGGCCAGGGGGCTGGCCCGCAAGCGCTCCTGGGCATAGCGCTCGGCCAATGGCTCGATTTGCGCGAACCGCTCAACATCCTGCGAGAAATAATAATGCAAGGAACGCGCGGCCCAATCCGACGCTCGCTCCTGATAGCCGAGCGCTTCCCGATAGGTGGTAAGCGCCACCCATTCCGCGTCCAGCCCGGCCAACGAGACGCGCAATGCGTCCAACTCCCGGCTGCCGAGCAGGCCCATGCCGTACAGAGCCTGCGACGCCTGCCCAAGCCAAACGAGTTGTTCGGCTCTGTTCGCAGTGGCCCGAATCCGCAGCAGCTCCGCCGTGAGGCCATAGGCCTCGGCTTCCAGATCCAGGCTCAGATCCAGGGCCGCTAAGCGGTCTTCCGCCGTGGCGAAGGCCTCGAAGTCCCGGCGCAAGGCCACCATGGCCCGAGCAACGGCCGCGAAGCGCTCCGCCGCGCCTCCGTCGCCGCCGTCGCCGTCGAGCAGCGTCGCTTCGGCTCGCAGGATTGCGGCCAGTCCCGGGTCAGCGGCCTTCGCCGCCAAGCTTTCCAATCCCTCCCGCAGCTTGATCGGCCGGTAGACATCCTGGAGCATGACCACCAACCGTTCGTAGTCCACCAGAAGCTCCAGCTGGCCCAGATGCAGGGCATAGTCGCGCACGAGTTGGGCGTCCTCCGGCCCCGGCGTGCCGTGCAGCTTGGCGCGCAGGTCGGCGAAGCCTTCGTCGCGGGCCTCGATGCTCGCGGCAAGACTGCGCGCCTCGGTCAACGGCCCTTGCCAGCGTCCGTGCGGCAGCGACCGCACGGCTTCGCGCAGCACGAGGAAACTGTCCGCGCACCACTCCCGGCGATCCAGCAGAGCCAGGAGCAGTGCTCGCCCGCTGGCGTCCTCGTCCTGGGCCTGCAGCGCGCCACGGTAGAAGCGCGCCCGGCGGTAGATCCAGCCGTCGTCGGCCGCCACGAGGTAACGCTCTAGAATCATCTGCTTGAGGGCCGAGGCAAAATCCGCTCGGGACAGGAACTCCTGGATATTCAGCGAGGCAAGAACCGTGGCCAGTTCGTAACCGGCCTGGCGCAGGGCCTGGGTTTCCTCGCTCCACTCGCCGTGCTGACGGCCGCCGCCATGGTCCGCGCAGCCATGAGGATCGGGCGGCAATATCTCTCCGTCGGCGCAGAACCAGCGCAGACGCTTGAATGGCCCGCGCTGGCTGTCCTTCATGTCAGCTACCCAGCCCCTGGCCTGCTCCTGGTCCAACTCCGGCGGATTCTCGCCCAAGGCCGCGCCCCGGTTCAGCGCCGAAATGAATAACAAGGCAAGGACCAAGGCAGTCAGGAAGCTTGCGCGGGACCCGCGCGCCTGCTCGTCTCCAATCATGCTCACCCCCGCTCGGCGCACAGGCGCCAGGTCGATACACCACACTACAGTTTGTAGAGGATGACAGGGGTGTTGTCAGCAAACGAAGGCAAATAATCACAATTGTCACCTTGCGTACATGCAAGGCTCTGCTAGTTTGATTTGCCAGGTTTAGGCATTCGTTTCGACTTCAACCAGTACGGAGCGACCCATGCATGCCTCCAAAGCCCCCCTCGCCTTGGCCGCGCTTTGCGCCATCCTGCTCTGTCTCCCGATGCGCGTTGAGGCCCAGGATGACGAGCTTCCGCTGGACAAGATCTCACTGCCATCCGGCTTCGGCATCAGCGTCTACGCCCGTGTGCCCAAGGCGCGCTCTTTGGCCTTGGGCAAAGCGGGAACTGTTTTCGTCGGCACCCGCGAGGACGCGGTCTATGCAGTGAGCGACCATGATGGCGACCACAAGGCCGATACGGTTTTCACCATTGGCCAAGGCCTGACCCAGCCCAACGGCGTGGCCTACCGCGACGGAGCGCTCTATGTGGCCGAGATCGGCCGCGTGCTGCGCTACGACGACATTGAAACGCGCCTGGAAGATCCGCCTTCGCCCGTGGTGGTCAACGACACTTTCCCCAAAGACGAGTGGCACGGCTGGAAATACATCGCCTTCAGCCCCGACGGCTGGCTCTATGTGCCCGTGGGCGCGCCGTGCAACGTCTGCGAGCGGCCGGACCCGTACGCGAGCATCATGCGCATGCGCCCGGACGGAAGCGGCCTGGAGGTCTACGCCCGCGGCATCCGCAACACCGTGGGCTTCGATTTCCATCCTCAGACCGGCGAACCGTGGTTCACCGGCAACGGCCGCGACTGGGCCGGCGATACCAAGCCGCCCGACACGCTCAATCGCGCGGCCGAGCCGGGCCTGCACTATGGATTTCCCACATGCATGGCCCATGAAATACCCAAGCAGCCCGGAGCAAAGGGCAAGTGCGCGAAGTTCGAGCCGCCGAAGCTGGAGATCCCGGCCCACTCGGCTCCGCTGGGCATGAAGTTCTATACGGGCCAGATGTTCCCCGCGCAGTACCGGGGGCAGGTGTTCATGGCCGAGCACGGCTCCTGGAACCGCACGGAGCCCGTGGGCTACCGGGTGACCATGGCCAAGCTGAATGGCAACGACGTTGTGGACTACGCGGTATTCGCCAGTGGCTGGCTGGAGGCGGACGGCTCCAAATGGGGCCGTCCCGTGGACGTGCTGGTCATGCCCGACGGCGCGCTGCTGGTGAGCGACGACCACGCGGGCGCGATCTACAGGATCGCCTTCCAAGGCACGGCGCTGGCCCGGAAGAAATGATCCGGGCCTGATCTGAAACTCGCGGGAGGATCGAAAAGCCGCAGCAAGAGAGCTCTTCGACCCGCGACATTCCTTTGCGACAATGAATGCCGCGCGGTTTTGCAGTCTTTGATATGCACATCACAGGAGGTAGACCGGACGAGGGGGGACAATCAACAGTCGAGGAGGCCGCCATGCTTCAGGCAAGGATTAAGTCGGGGCTGAGCTTTCCGCTCCCCACCCGTGTCCTATCCAACGGCGAGTTCGATGCGCCGCCCAGGACCGCGCTGCAACGCCGCGCCCAGGTCGCCATGCTGGATTTGGCCAGGCGTTACGGTAAGCCACTGGGATTGGATACGCAGGGCTATTTCCGCACGGACTCGGGGCTGGCCGCCGGGTTCCTGGCCATGAACATGGTCTACGGCGAGCACTTCGCGGCCGGAACCGACGAAGCCGCAGACCCCGAAGCCGCCCGCGAGCGCAGCGGCGGGCTTGCCGGGCAGTTCATCCTCGACGACCAGACCCACTACGCACATGACGAGTACAAGCGCAAGGACGTGCTGCTCATGCGCGAGTACGCAAAATGGAGGCTCAATCCGGCCCTGAAGGGAGAGAAGCTCAGTCGGGAGCGCGTGTTCTTCCGCAACTACTTCCGCGAGATGTTCCTTGAAAGCACCACCAGCGTGGCCCTACTCACGAGCGCCACGGCCGATGACCCTCGGGACTGGTTCCTGTCCAACGACCAGATGGCCATTGGACGCGACGCCATCAACGAGTTGCTTGGCGCAAGGCGCATGCTGAGCCACTCGCTCATCGCGCCCAAGCATCCTGGCTGGCTGAACGAGATAGACCGCTGCGCCGAGGTGCTGCGCCCCGCGAGCTGGAAGAGCTATCCCGTCGGCGACCCGTTCCATTACAGCAAGTGGCCCTACAGGCTGGACGACGAAGGGCTCATGTACCCGGCCTACGAGAAGTTCATGCGCCACGGCATCCGCACACTATGCGTGCACAAGGGCCTCATGCCCGCGAATTTCCTCAAGCGCTTCGCCAACTGGAAGTACGGCAACGTGGATGACCTGCCCAAGGCCGCCAAGGACTGGCCCAACCTGACCTTCGTCATCTACCACGCGGCGTTTCGGCCATCGCTCATGGTCCCGGACGATTTCCTCCTGGATTTCGAGCGCACGGGCCGCATGGAATGGGTCACGGATCTGGCCGAGATTCCGGCCAAATACGGCGTGTCCAACATTTACGCCGACCTGGGCACGACCTTCGGCGCAACGGCCGTCACCCACCCGCGCCTTGCGGCAGCCGTCCTGGGCATCCTCATCAAGGGCCTGGGCGAAGACCATGTGCTCTGGGGCACGGACGCGATCTGGTACGGCTCGCCGCGCTGGCAGATCGAGGCCCTGCGGCGCATCGAGATACCCGAGGACATGCAGCGCAAGCACGGCTTCGCGCCCCTGGGCGGACCGGACTCGACGGTCAAGCGCAAGATCCTCGGTCTCAACGCGGCCAGGCTCTACGGCATCAATCCGCAGGATTACGCGGCGGACGACCGCCTGGCTGCCTTGCAGCGGGAATACTGCGCGGCGGGCGACCGTGGTGACGAGGTGCTGGATGCGTTCCTTGGGCCGGAGCCGCGAAAAAAGCGCAAGGGGACCCGGAGTCCGTCCGATGGCCAGAGGCCATCGGCCTAAGCAAGGCCGGTTTGGACGAAGATGGATGGATGTGGATCAGAGAATGGCAGGCCCTGGAGATTGCCACACCCGGCGAGATCGTCTAGTTTTTCGCGCGCATTGGCCGCAGCGCGCCCTGGACACCGCGTGGGCATGCAGCTGCGTTTCATCCGAATTCAGCAGCAGGTGGTATACACATGGAAGTCGAGCGCACGGACATCGAAGGCGTCCTGCTCATAAAGCCGAAGGCATTCGGCGATCATCGCGGCTTTTTCCTGGAGACATTCCAGGCGCAACGCTATGGCCAGGCAGGCATCGGCCTGCCCTTCGT
This sequence is a window from Desulfocurvibacter africanus subsp. africanus DSM 2603. Protein-coding genes within it:
- a CDS encoding amidohydrolase family protein produces the protein MLQARIKSGLSFPLPTRVLSNGEFDAPPRTALQRRAQVAMLDLARRYGKPLGLDTQGYFRTDSGLAAGFLAMNMVYGEHFAAGTDEAADPEAARERSGGLAGQFILDDQTHYAHDEYKRKDVLLMREYAKWRLNPALKGEKLSRERVFFRNYFREMFLESTTSVALLTSATADDPRDWFLSNDQMAIGRDAINELLGARRMLSHSLIAPKHPGWLNEIDRCAEVLRPASWKSYPVGDPFHYSKWPYRLDDEGLMYPAYEKFMRHGIRTLCVHKGLMPANFLKRFANWKYGNVDDLPKAAKDWPNLTFVIYHAAFRPSLMVPDDFLLDFERTGRMEWVTDLAEIPAKYGVSNIYADLGTTFGATAVTHPRLAAAVLGILIKGLGEDHVLWGTDAIWYGSPRWQIEALRRIEIPEDMQRKHGFAPLGGPDSTVKRKILGLNAARLYGINPQDYAADDRLAALQREYCAAGDRGDEVLDAFLGPEPRKKRKGTRSPSDGQRPSA
- a CDS encoding PQQ-dependent sugar dehydrogenase; translated protein: MHASKAPLALAALCAILLCLPMRVEAQDDELPLDKISLPSGFGISVYARVPKARSLALGKAGTVFVGTREDAVYAVSDHDGDHKADTVFTIGQGLTQPNGVAYRDGALYVAEIGRVLRYDDIETRLEDPPSPVVVNDTFPKDEWHGWKYIAFSPDGWLYVPVGAPCNVCERPDPYASIMRMRPDGSGLEVYARGIRNTVGFDFHPQTGEPWFTGNGRDWAGDTKPPDTLNRAAEPGLHYGFPTCMAHEIPKQPGAKGKCAKFEPPKLEIPAHSAPLGMKFYTGQMFPAQYRGQVFMAEHGSWNRTEPVGYRVTMAKLNGNDVVDYAVFASGWLEADGSKWGRPVDVLVMPDGALLVSDDHAGAIYRIAFQGTALARKK
- a CDS encoding PEP/pyruvate-binding domain-containing protein; protein product: MIGDEQARGSRASFLTALVLALLFISALNRGAALGENPPELDQEQARGWVADMKDSQRGPFKRLRWFCADGEILPPDPHGCADHGGGRQHGEWSEETQALRQAGYELATVLASLNIQEFLSRADFASALKQMILERYLVAADDGWIYRRARFYRGALQAQDEDASGRALLLALLDRREWCADSFLVLREAVRSLPHGRWQGPLTEARSLAASIEARDEGFADLRAKLHGTPGPEDAQLVRDYALHLGQLELLVDYERLVVMLQDVYRPIKLREGLESLAAKAADPGLAAILRAEATLLDGDGGDGGAAERFAAVARAMVALRRDFEAFATAEDRLAALDLSLDLEAEAYGLTAELLRIRATANRAEQLVWLGQASQALYGMGLLGSRELDALRVSLAGLDAEWVALTTYREALGYQERASDWAARSLHYYFSQDVERFAQIEPLAERYAQERLRASPLALHAAVCEALLSDADRTLGLSHWLAGQAVSSGLRGLNPGLARGVLRVHPAGKPLSALESEGIHVLAATTSDLPPVAGILTLGMGNSLSHVQLLARNLGIPNAAVDQALLPSLAALNGQRVVLAVSPGGRVRLERDGPRWDALFAPQEQAPKDFLIPADTGKLELGVTELVPLGHLVADDAGRVAGPKACNLGELKAAFPEAVSEGLVIPFGVYAQILERPVRPGGPSMREFLRQGYALARGMRDGQARQKAEAELLAEARSWFESLELGPEFTERLRAAMEQRFGPDGSYGVFVRSDTNVEDLPGFTGAGLNKTVPNVVGFDKVLEAIRKVWASPFSERAYGWRQAHMQDPSGLFVSVLIQQTVPVDKSGVLVTTDIHGGRQGRISVAVNEGLGGAVDGQLAEELCLEPATGQSVFLAPAAEPFKRVALPTGDLDKLPCAGGMVLTQAEEQILCELAESAPRRFRDLHGQNGEALPADMEFGFLNGRLALFQIRPFVTSEKARRNAFLLSMDKELTALDSARVNMRGTP